The stretch of DNA TCAGCTGTTGCATCTGGAACGATGTTAAATCCCCTTAACTCTTCCATGATTGCTTTAGCCTTACATAGTATTCAAAAGGATTTCCAGCTTTCTTTTGCAACAGTATCCTGGCTAATTTCTAGCTTCTATTTAGCAAGTGCTGTTGCTCAACCTGTTACAGGAAAAATAGGTGATTTATTCGGAAGGAAAAAGACCTTTTTAATAGGATTAGTGCTCGTTGCACTCTCCGCCATTGGAGCACCATTATCAACATCCTTTCTCTTATTGCTCGGTATGAGACTTGTTCAATCCATTGGCAGTAGCGCCATCTATCCCTCCGGTATGGCATTAATTAGAGATAATATTAAAGAAAAACAAGCATCCGCACTTGCTGTTCTTTCTATTTTTGCTTCAGCGATGGTAGCGCTTGGTCCAACAATTGGAGGTTTATTAATTGTGTGGGGTGGCTGGCCAGCCATTTTTTGGGTAAACTTCCCGTTTATTATCATAAGTTTTCTGCTCGGCTGGTACATGTTTCCTAAGGATGTTAAAAAGGATAAGGAACATATAAAAAAATTATTTTCTAATATGGATTTTATGGGGATGATATTCTTTGCCGCAGGTATGGTGTTCTTTTTATGGTTTTTGTTATCTTTTGAATCCAAGATTCAATATTTTTCAGGGATCGCAGGTATTATTTTCTTTTGTCTTTTTGTCTGGAGAGAATTAAATGTAACAGAACCATTTATCGACATTCGAATTTTTAAATCACACCCTAAACTTTCTATGGTATATATTCAGTTCATTCTATTAAATATCTTTTTTTATTGTTTATTCTTTGGACTTCCCAGCTATTTTCAAGAAGTACTAGGAGTAAGTGTCGAAAAGAGTGGATTGTTAATGCTGTTTATGTCAGGCATCAGCATTGTAATTTCATCTGTAACCGGGAAATGGATTGACAGAAAAGGAGTATACCAGCCAATTGTTATCGGAGCCTTTCTCTCGATTGTTGGAGGATTAAGTTTTACCATGTTTTTTGTTGGGTCTTCTTACTGGGGGATTGGCATCATTTTATCGATTATGGGCTTAAGCTATGGAATTGGAAATGTGGTTCTTCAAGTGGCAATGGTCAAAGAGAGTCCTAAAGAAATTGTCGGTACAGCTTCAGGACTGTTTCAAACCTGCAGGTACTTAGGCTCCATTTTATCCTCCATCATACTAGGATTAATTTTTGGGGAAGAAATATCAGCTGAAAGCATGAAAATAATTGGAACCGTATTAATTATTACGGGGATCGCCAGTTTTTTAATGAGCCTATGGTTTTCAAAGGAATCCATGCATTTTAGAAAAATGAAACATGTTTAATAGACTATTCCATTACCTTCCAAAACAAAACAGCACCCTCTTGGATTAACGGGTTCCTTTACCTGTCACAAAAATCCAAAATGTATATTAAAATGACCATCAATTTGTATATGAATTTGATGGTCATTTTTTATTGATATAACACGAAAAATTATAAAAATAGGCGTGAAACTGTAGTCAAATTTGTACATCAATATGCTATGTTTTTATTTACAAATTCACGTTTTCTATGGCATTGGCTCTGTTGATATTTATTGTTCATTATCGGGTAGGTATGAGAATTAAATAGGCGGAGAATTTCCGGTTAATGACTAAAGAGAAAGCTTAAGGAGAGGAAATAAGCGGAAATATTCCGGTTAACTTCTCAAAATAAGACAATATCAAGAGATCTGGATCATATAAGCGGAAAATCTCCGCTTATTCTTACGGAAATATGGGTATTTCCCAATTTAAGCGGAATTTATCCGGTTATTTTTCAAACACAGTGAAATCAACATTCAGTTATAACTGTTCCTTGGCCTAAATGCTCTTTGTAATGTAAAAAGCCCTGCATTTTGCAGGACAAAATGTATAACAAATATAAGGACATTTTTAAATGCATTTTTATAATATGTGACAGGTATCTGAACCCGTTAATCTTGGATGCTGTTTTATTTTATTGGTAAAACATACAATAACACACAGAAAAAGTGTGCTGTACTTCCAGCCATTACAAACAAATGCCAAACCGCATGATGATACTTAAATCCTCGCCAAACGTAAAAAATGGCTCCTAGCGTATAAAGTGCGCCGCCTATTATTAAGTACGTCATGCCCTCTGGGGACAAATTAGCAGCAAGTGATTTCCATGCAAAAACAATTAACCAACCCATAACCACATAAAGCAAGGTCGATGTAAACAGATACTTTTTAACAAAAAAACATTTAAATATTGTTCCAGCAATGGCAAGTCCCCATACTACCCCAAATAGGGTCCACCCCATGGCTCCTTTAATTACAATTAGTAAAAAAGGGGTATATGTTCCGGCGATAAAAAAGTAAATAGAGGAATGGTCAAATATTTCAAATACGTCCTTTGCTTTTCCCTCAGGCAAGCTATGTAATAGGGTTGAAGACATATATAGGAGGAGCATTGTTACTCCAAAAATCGTAAAACTGACAATATGCCAGGCAGTTCCATATAGTGAAGCAAATACGATTAAAATGACTAAGGCGGAAATGCTTAGTAATGCCCCAATGCCATGTGTAATCGAGTTAGCTATTTCCTCCTGTTTGGAAAACGTATGTGTTGTTGCCACGATTCATCTCTCCCTTCAAATCCTCCCAAGTTAGAAATGGGATATTTAAGAAAATAACACGTTAAATGAATGGAATCAATGGACATCTGTCATATTAAATAGATTACCTTTCATACTATTACTTTTTATTTCTTCCCGCCATTAATTTCTTAATATGATCTTTAGGGTCCCAACAGTTAAATTTAAAATTGGTTTGGGTTTGGTAACCTAAGCGGCTGCAAAAATAGGCTATATTACTGTTCTTCTTTTCTATTTTAAAGTGCTTACAGGTGGCACAACAATGATAATCCTTCATCCTTTTCACCTTTCTTAAACTATTAATCTTTCCTTAATAGTTTGTTCATATTTATTTATTAAGATATAAATAGGTTCACGGAAGAACCTTTAACCTCCGCCCCCCTTAATATATAGATGGAAATGCCCGGCATTTGTGCCGGGTAATTTTTTTTATTATTGGCTCAGTGAAACTTGCCTGTTGATTTCCGCTCCAGGCTCTTCGCTTTCCGTGGGCGTTTCGGCGAGCCTCCTCGGCGCCTGCGCCTGCGGGGTCTCCCCTGAACCGTACTCCCACAGGAGTCTTCGAGCCTTCCGCTCCAATCAACAGGGTATAAAAATTAAAACTGTTCTTTAACACAGCCTTATTATTAATAGTTTAATGAAAAGATAAGGTAAATGGCTGTTCCCCACATAATTAATGCTGATAGTTTATTTAAGATAAGAATAAATCTTCCAGACTGGTCAAGCTTTCCAACTATTCTTCCTGCAAGTGAGAGTCCAAAAAACCACATCCACGATACAAAAATACAGGACAACATGAAGGCCAGCTTTGCTGAACCTGAATAGGACAAGGAGCTAGTCCCAATCACTCCGATTGTATCCATAATAGCATGAGGATTTAAAAGTGAAACTGAAGCCGCAAATACAAACTGCTTACGTGGCGAAAAACTTTGATTCGATGTTTCTTCTATATGAGCTTGGCTTTTCCAGGTGGTATATCCCATGTAAATTAAAAACAGAATGCCAATGAGAAGGAGCGTAACCTTAATCCATACTACCCCTAAGACAACGGCTGAAACCCCAAAGACAGCTAAGGAAATCAACAGCGTATCACAAAGGGAAGCAGTTAACACAACAGGGAGCACGTAGACCCACCTTTGCTGCAACGCCCCCTGATTAAAAACAAACACATTTTGAACCCCTAATGGCAGAATGAGTCCAAATGCCAAAATGAAGCCATGAAATATTGCACTAAACATTTTCTCTCTCCTATAAAAAATGGTATACATACATTTCTAATTTTTTGGTTAACATAAATACTAAAAAAGGATTTTGCCTGTGTATCTTGTTATTGTAATCGTTGTTTATATTATTTTTGCTAAAATTTTTGTCGACTGGAGTCGTTGGAAAGAGTTTTATCCAACTATTCAGTATTTTACTATTTGTAATCTGGCTTATAACTTTATATTTTTCAATCATACTCTTTGGGCTTACAAAGCGGTAACTGTCAAATGGTTAAACCACACGATTATTGAACTGACTTTTACTTTTTTCGTTATTCCTGTGGTGATTATGATTTATCTGCAGTACTTTCCAAAAGGGAGAAAAGGGGTTCTCTATATTGCTGTTTGGATTGCTTATTTTTCAATACTAGAACTCTTATTTTACAAAAGAGGCTTATTCCTTTATGAAAATGATTGGGGCCCTATTTGGTCAACTTTTTTTAATACCATCATGTTTATCATATTGCGTATACACCATAAAAAGCCGTTGGCTGCCATGCTGTGTTCCATCCCGGTTATTGCCATCTTACTATACTTTTTTCACCCGTTGTATCATGAACTAAAATAACGTTGAGGACGTGAGAAAATGACCGAAACTATACTCTCGCTTCCGCTTTTCTTGCTACTGCTGTTATCAGTTTATATTGCCATGGCTATTTTTTTATTTAAAAATAAAAAATAAAGGGTTGCCTAAAAAGAAAAAGCAGCCCTTTGTCATGATCTTTTTCTCTCCATAAAGATTTCCGGGTTACTAATCTCCTGAAAACCATATTGTGCATATAAACCATGAGCATCGTTGGTACATAACAGCATTTTACCAACATGTTTAAGGTCTGAATGCTCCGTTACAACCTCCATCATCCATTTTGATAGTCCCTTTCCCCGATGTTCTTTCAAAACAAATACATCCATTATATAAGCAAAACGAACAAAATCCGTGGCAGCACGGACAAAGCCTATCTGAGCAGCGTGTTCAAA from Bacillus sp. SLBN-46 encodes:
- a CDS encoding GNAT family N-acetyltransferase, producing the protein MSTWSNNGFTISTQKQYLDIYVIHKFLSNDSYWAKGITIESVAKSIEHSSICFGLYEGDPRFEHAAQIGFVRAATDFVRFAYIMDVFVLKEHRGKGLSKWMMEVVTEHSDLKHVGKMLLCTNDAHGLYAQYGFQEISNPEIFMERKRS
- a CDS encoding hemolysin III family protein, translated to MATTHTFSKQEEIANSITHGIGALLSISALVILIVFASLYGTAWHIVSFTIFGVTMLLLYMSSTLLHSLPEGKAKDVFEIFDHSSIYFFIAGTYTPFLLIVIKGAMGWTLFGVVWGLAIAGTIFKCFFVKKYLFTSTLLYVVMGWLIVFAWKSLAANLSPEGMTYLIIGGALYTLGAIFYVWRGFKYHHAVWHLFVMAGSTAHFFCVLLYVLPIK
- a CDS encoding CBO0543 family protein; translation: MYLVIVIVVYIIFAKIFVDWSRWKEFYPTIQYFTICNLAYNFIFFNHTLWAYKAVTVKWLNHTIIELTFTFFVIPVVIMIYLQYFPKGRKGVLYIAVWIAYFSILELLFYKRGLFLYENDWGPIWSTFFNTIMFIILRIHHKKPLAAMLCSIPVIAILLYFFHPLYHELK
- a CDS encoding MFS transporter; the encoded protein is MKKNRTLFLSAVASGTMLNPLNSSMIALALHSIQKDFQLSFATVSWLISSFYLASAVAQPVTGKIGDLFGRKKTFLIGLVLVALSAIGAPLSTSFLLLLGMRLVQSIGSSAIYPSGMALIRDNIKEKQASALAVLSIFASAMVALGPTIGGLLIVWGGWPAIFWVNFPFIIISFLLGWYMFPKDVKKDKEHIKKLFSNMDFMGMIFFAAGMVFFLWFLLSFESKIQYFSGIAGIIFFCLFVWRELNVTEPFIDIRIFKSHPKLSMVYIQFILLNIFFYCLFFGLPSYFQEVLGVSVEKSGLLMLFMSGISIVISSVTGKWIDRKGVYQPIVIGAFLSIVGGLSFTMFFVGSSYWGIGIILSIMGLSYGIGNVVLQVAMVKESPKEIVGTASGLFQTCRYLGSILSSIILGLIFGEEISAESMKIIGTVLIITGIASFLMSLWFSKESMHFRKMKHV
- a CDS encoding LysE/ArgO family amino acid transporter yields the protein MFSAIFHGFILAFGLILPLGVQNVFVFNQGALQQRWVYVLPVVLTASLCDTLLISLAVFGVSAVVLGVVWIKVTLLLIGILFLIYMGYTTWKSQAHIEETSNQSFSPRKQFVFAASVSLLNPHAIMDTIGVIGTSSLSYSGSAKLAFMLSCIFVSWMWFFGLSLAGRIVGKLDQSGRFILILNKLSALIMWGTAIYLIFSLNY